Proteins encoded within one genomic window of Chelatococcus sp. HY11:
- a CDS encoding SDR family NAD(P)-dependent oxidoreductase produces the protein MGARLEGRRIVVTGAASGIGAAVARLAAVEGARVACLDRDGAGVAALAASLPLSGYSAQVDVTDPDAVKRAINAAAKSLGAIDGLVNSAGIVALGPVDEMTIDTWRKVIDVNLTGTFIVSQATIPHMRTTLDAAIVNIASAQALMPIAGASAYAASKGGVQSLSKALAAELAPAIRVNCICPGLIDTPMNAGLKKAPEDGPPVPLDRYALRRWGKPEEIAASIVYLLSKDASYVTGATLAIDGGRTFH, from the coding sequence ATGGGCGCACGGCTTGAAGGACGGCGGATCGTCGTAACCGGAGCGGCTTCGGGGATCGGAGCAGCAGTGGCCCGGCTGGCCGCCGTGGAAGGCGCAAGAGTAGCCTGCTTGGATCGGGATGGGGCAGGAGTTGCAGCTCTGGCCGCCAGCCTGCCTTTGTCGGGCTATTCGGCGCAGGTCGATGTGACCGATCCGGATGCCGTAAAGCGCGCGATAAACGCGGCCGCCAAGTCGCTTGGTGCGATCGATGGTCTCGTGAACTCGGCCGGCATCGTTGCGCTCGGCCCGGTCGACGAGATGACCATTGATACGTGGCGCAAGGTTATCGACGTCAATCTCACGGGCACATTCATCGTCAGCCAGGCGACGATACCGCATATGCGCACCACGCTTGATGCCGCTATCGTCAACATTGCCTCCGCCCAAGCATTGATGCCGATTGCGGGTGCTTCTGCCTACGCGGCGTCGAAGGGCGGAGTACAAAGCCTGAGCAAGGCGCTCGCCGCCGAACTGGCGCCCGCCATCCGCGTGAATTGCATCTGCCCGGGACTGATCGACACGCCGATGAACGCCGGGTTGAAGAAGGCGCCGGAAGACGGGCCGCCGGTCCCGCTGGATCGCTATGCGCTGCGCCGCTGGGGCAAGCCCGAGGAGATCGCCGCGTCAATCGTGTACCTTCTGTCCAAGGACGCCTCCTACGTCACTGGCGCCACGCTTGCCATCGATGGCGGGCGAACATTTCACTGA
- a CDS encoding acyl-CoA dehydrogenase family protein → MNVQNPAWTVATDTIPDRAKKIAPLVRAEAGESERIGTMTPKVLAAMKDAGLFWMLVPRDLGGAQARMVECMEAWEEISAADASAGWSLMANSTGTAAATAFCSDEAVAQMYSGPELPIMAGMLGPGGTSVETPDGLKGTGKYRFGSGSLHATWLGSGMLVMDDKLIRKLPDGNPQVRVCWLPREKAQFDENWDVMGLQGTGSVDYSLTDVTVPNGFHHERTISRGLRDWRLYDIGIPGLACAGHTGVALGLMKRALEEITRIAFEKKRPAYQTVLGEQPVFRHDFAYHEASYRAARAFTMELYDETERYIESGNELTRAMSARFRQNVIYVHKVAADVVRFCYTMGGSESLRNPSDLGRCMRDMSAATQHIFVDTIAMQDVAVPLLDDWKQVVAANRQA, encoded by the coding sequence ATGAACGTACAAAACCCGGCCTGGACGGTTGCAACCGATACGATCCCCGACAGGGCCAAAAAAATCGCGCCCCTGGTACGTGCGGAGGCGGGCGAGTCTGAGCGCATCGGAACCATGACGCCCAAAGTGCTGGCTGCCATGAAGGACGCGGGCCTGTTCTGGATGCTCGTTCCTCGGGACCTCGGCGGCGCCCAGGCCAGGATGGTTGAATGCATGGAGGCTTGGGAGGAGATTTCCGCGGCCGATGCATCGGCCGGTTGGTCGCTGATGGCGAATTCCACAGGCACGGCCGCCGCAACGGCTTTCTGTAGCGACGAGGCTGTCGCGCAAATGTACAGCGGTCCTGAATTGCCGATCATGGCAGGTATGCTCGGGCCCGGCGGAACGAGTGTCGAGACGCCAGACGGCTTGAAAGGAACGGGAAAGTACCGGTTCGGAAGCGGGTCCCTGCATGCGACCTGGCTAGGTTCGGGGATGCTCGTCATGGACGACAAGCTGATCCGCAAGCTGCCGGACGGCAACCCGCAGGTGCGCGTCTGCTGGCTGCCACGCGAGAAGGCGCAATTTGACGAAAACTGGGATGTCATGGGGCTGCAGGGCACTGGCAGCGTTGATTATAGTTTGACGGACGTCACCGTGCCGAACGGCTTCCATCACGAACGCACGATCAGCCGTGGCCTGCGCGACTGGCGCCTCTACGATATAGGTATACCTGGGCTCGCATGTGCGGGACACACCGGCGTCGCGCTGGGTTTGATGAAGCGTGCGCTTGAAGAAATTACACGCATTGCATTTGAGAAGAAGCGTCCGGCGTACCAGACCGTACTCGGAGAGCAGCCGGTATTCCGGCATGACTTCGCCTATCACGAGGCAAGCTATCGCGCGGCCCGAGCCTTCACCATGGAGCTCTACGACGAAACGGAACGGTACATCGAATCCGGAAACGAACTCACACGCGCGATGTCGGCGAGATTCCGACAGAATGTCATCTATGTGCACAAGGTGGCGGCTGATGTTGTACGGTTCTGTTACACGATGGGTGGCTCCGAATCATTACGGAATCCAAGCGATCTCGGCCGGTGCATGCGCGACATGTCTGCTGCCACACAGCACATCTTCGTCGATACGATCGCGATGCAGGACGTCGCGGTACCTCTCCTTGACGACTGGAAGCAAGTCGTCGCAGCGAACAGGCAGGCTTGA
- a CDS encoding glucose 1-dehydrogenase: MSHLFSLAGKTAVVTGAGRGLGAAIANALSEAGARVVLIGRTRATLEEARVAIADAGGKASVEICDVTDATAVASTMERICRRQGRIDVLVNNAGISHRAEFSNVSEAAWDELMAVNLKGPFLATRAVLPAMIERRAGKIINIVSVVGELGRPFIVPYSTSKGGLRMMTRALATEVAEHNVQVNGIGPGYFVTDMNRPIMADGPLYQNRVARVPAKRWGDPGELGGTAVFLASQASDYVNGQVIYVDGGLSCSF; the protein is encoded by the coding sequence ATGTCCCATCTGTTCAGCCTTGCCGGCAAGACGGCCGTCGTGACCGGCGCGGGACGCGGCCTGGGTGCTGCGATCGCAAATGCGCTTTCAGAGGCCGGGGCACGGGTTGTCCTGATCGGACGTACGCGCGCAACGCTGGAAGAGGCTCGCGTCGCGATCGCGGATGCCGGCGGTAAGGCGTCAGTTGAGATCTGTGATGTGACGGACGCGACGGCGGTTGCGTCGACGATGGAGAGGATCTGTCGCCGCCAAGGACGCATCGACGTACTGGTGAATAATGCCGGCATTTCGCACAGGGCAGAATTCTCCAATGTGAGCGAAGCGGCCTGGGACGAGCTCATGGCCGTGAACCTCAAGGGTCCATTCCTGGCAACGCGCGCCGTGCTGCCCGCGATGATCGAGCGCCGTGCCGGAAAGATCATCAACATCGTGTCGGTGGTCGGCGAACTGGGCCGCCCCTTCATCGTGCCCTATTCCACCTCCAAAGGCGGCTTGCGCATGATGACGCGCGCGCTGGCGACGGAGGTCGCTGAGCACAACGTACAGGTGAACGGGATCGGCCCCGGATACTTCGTGACCGATATGAACCGTCCCATCATGGCAGATGGACCGCTCTATCAAAACCGTGTCGCGCGAGTGCCCGCGAAACGATGGGGCGACCCGGGCGAACTTGGCGGCACTGCTGTTTTTCTCGCCTCCCAGGCTTCAGACTACGTCAACGGACAAGTCATCTACGTTGACGGCGGCTTGAGTTGCTCTTTTTAA
- a CDS encoding ParD-like family protein, which produces MGIVNIEDELHEQLRRASKACCRSINAQAAFWIKVGMLCELNPGLTFQELVARELKTAGVDAVDLAAAAT; this is translated from the coding sequence ATGGGTATCGTCAACATCGAGGATGAGTTGCACGAGCAGCTACGGCGGGCGAGCAAGGCGTGCTGTCGGTCGATCAACGCCCAGGCCGCATTCTGGATTAAGGTTGGCATGCTCTGCGAACTGAACCCTGGTCTCACCTTCCAGGAACTTGTGGCGCGCGAGCTTAAAACCGCAGGCGTCGATGCGGTGGATCTTGCGGCCGCGGCCACATGA
- a CDS encoding LysR family transcriptional regulator has product MEKLRDDSGIGLRRAEIFREIVRSGSTRRASKALKITQSAVSQQLKLFEELVGEKLFVRDRRGLIPTTRAIEIYNRIDRYFDTLGHIEREILGSFSSAQNSLSISAPHFVCLSMLPKLVAELERTRPSLEFYIRAQSYDQIAQHVLTGEADIGISRLPLDERFFEWRTISISKTICLMRAGHPLASKELITAEDVSAESLITLDREFSSNLLGLNAFTHKGRYPNVRVRTDAIGFAAAFAAHGSGITLMNEFIARQCGMFDLKIVPLHPAITYEHVVFWRRGSDKVMRQSALIETIVEFAKSHASDPAQD; this is encoded by the coding sequence ATGGAAAAGCTGAGGGACGATAGCGGCATCGGGCTCAGACGCGCCGAGATTTTCCGAGAAATCGTACGTTCGGGTTCGACCCGGCGCGCATCCAAAGCGCTCAAGATCACCCAATCCGCTGTCAGTCAGCAGTTGAAATTATTCGAGGAACTGGTTGGAGAAAAACTCTTCGTAAGAGATCGGCGGGGTCTGATTCCCACGACCCGCGCCATCGAAATTTACAACAGGATAGATCGTTACTTCGATACGCTCGGCCATATCGAGCGGGAGATCCTGGGCTCTTTCAGTTCCGCACAAAATAGTCTGAGCATCTCGGCGCCGCATTTCGTCTGCCTTTCCATGCTCCCCAAGCTTGTAGCCGAGCTGGAACGGACCCGACCCTCGCTGGAGTTCTATATCAGGGCCCAAAGCTATGATCAGATTGCCCAGCATGTACTGACGGGCGAGGCGGATATTGGCATTTCCCGGTTGCCGCTCGACGAGCGGTTCTTCGAATGGAGGACCATATCCATCAGCAAGACCATCTGCCTGATGCGGGCCGGGCATCCCCTCGCGAGCAAGGAGCTGATCACAGCCGAGGACGTCTCCGCGGAAAGCCTGATCACTCTCGATCGTGAGTTCTCATCCAATCTGCTGGGATTGAACGCCTTTACCCACAAGGGGCGCTATCCGAACGTCAGGGTGCGCACGGATGCCATCGGCTTTGCCGCCGCGTTCGCCGCCCACGGCTCCGGCATCACCTTGATGAACGAGTTTATCGCGAGGCAATGCGGCATGTTCGATCTCAAGATCGTTCCGCTCCACCCCGCTATCACGTATGAACATGTGGTGTTCTGGCGCCGCGGCAGCGACAAGGTGATGCGGCAGTCCGCCTTGATCGAGACCATCGTCGAGTTCGCCAAGAGCCACGCGTCAGACCCGGCACAGGATTAG
- the map gene encoding type I methionyl aminopeptidase → MTKTPAEVELLAKSGALLASVFTYLDAQSLVGLSTLQVNALVETFIVDQLGARPASKGQYGYGFVLNSSRNEVVCHGVPSSEDILKDGDIVNFDITLEKEGFIADSSKTFLVGNVAPSARRLVHTAYEAMWQGIRAVRPGARLGDIGYAIERHAKRNGYSIVREYCGHGIGRAMHEAPQVLHFGKPGTGLTLREGMVFTIEPMLNQGRRTVRAEEDGWTVVTADGKLSAQFEHTVAVTRNGVSVLTLRPDETRPAK, encoded by the coding sequence ATGACGAAAACGCCGGCCGAGGTTGAGTTGCTCGCGAAGTCCGGAGCGCTGCTCGCGTCGGTATTCACGTATCTAGACGCGCAGTCGCTCGTGGGCTTGAGCACCTTGCAGGTTAACGCCCTTGTCGAGACCTTCATCGTCGATCAGCTCGGCGCGCGGCCCGCGAGCAAGGGCCAGTACGGCTATGGCTTCGTGCTGAATAGCTCGAGGAACGAAGTCGTCTGCCATGGTGTGCCGTCGTCCGAGGATATTCTGAAGGATGGGGATATCGTTAATTTCGATATCACTCTTGAGAAGGAGGGCTTCATCGCGGATTCCAGCAAGACATTTCTCGTCGGCAATGTGGCCCCCTCCGCCCGGCGGCTCGTTCACACCGCCTACGAGGCCATGTGGCAGGGCATCCGCGCCGTGCGTCCCGGCGCGAGGCTTGGCGACATAGGCTACGCCATCGAGCGGCACGCGAAGCGGAACGGATACTCAATTGTCCGGGAATACTGCGGCCATGGCATCGGACGCGCGATGCATGAAGCGCCGCAAGTGTTGCATTTCGGAAAGCCGGGGACAGGCCTTACCTTGCGTGAAGGCATGGTCTTTACCATAGAACCCATGCTCAACCAGGGCCGCAGGACGGTTCGCGCCGAGGAAGACGGATGGACCGTTGTCACGGCGGACGGGAAGCTCTCAGCGCAATTCGAGCATACGGTCGCGGTCACTCGTAATGGTGTTAGCGTATTGACGTTGCGTCCAGACGAAACGCGGCCTGCCAAGTGA